Proteins from a single region of Campylobacter sp. RM16704:
- a CDS encoding peptidase U32 family protein, with translation MIIPEIVAPAGNFIKLKIALAYGADAIYAGVSNFSLRARTARDFNYETFQEAVDYTHAKGKKIYVTINGFHFSSQIENLKKHILKLKEMKPNAFIVASVGVMRLVRELAPEVNLHVSTQANILNYLDAQVYKDMGAKRVVIARELGLKDAKDIKNNCDIELESFVHGSMCFAYSGRCLISSVQSGRMSNRGSCANDCRFNYELYAKNPETNTLFRLEENENGTHVFNSKDLNLSSYIQKIMQENCIHAFKIEGRTKSEYYVALTTRTYKMAVNDVLNDAFDATKYEKEIHTLKNRGFTDGYLVSRAYEKNDSINYNTSIEEGTHQVHAISEDGEFFKCKGKIQLNKEYEILTPVNSHIELGENKLGLTYQKDGKNFIVFKQLLAKNNKEFNEIHSGNENEIILPFKLPEFSFLRRSVE, from the coding sequence ATGATTATTCCTGAAATAGTTGCACCTGCAGGCAATTTTATAAAATTAAAGATAGCACTAGCATATGGAGCTGATGCTATTTATGCCGGAGTAAGCAATTTTTCACTAAGAGCAAGAACTGCTAGAGATTTTAATTATGAAACTTTTCAGGAAGCTGTTGATTATACTCATGCAAAGGGTAAGAAAATTTATGTGACAATTAATGGTTTTCATTTTAGCTCCCAAATAGAAAATTTAAAAAAACATATTTTAAAACTAAAAGAAATGAAACCAAATGCTTTTATAGTAGCTTCTGTTGGTGTTATGCGCTTAGTAAGAGAGTTAGCACCTGAAGTCAATCTTCATGTATCAACCCAAGCTAATATTTTAAATTATTTAGATGCTCAAGTTTATAAGGATATGGGTGCAAAGCGTGTCGTTATAGCAAGAGAATTAGGTTTAAAAGATGCCAAAGATATAAAAAATAATTGTGATATAGAACTTGAAAGTTTTGTTCATGGTTCTATGTGTTTTGCATATTCTGGAAGGTGTTTGATAAGTTCAGTGCAAAGTGGTCGTATGAGCAATCGTGGATCATGTGCAAATGACTGTAGATTTAATTATGAACTCTATGCTAAAAATCCAGAAACTAATACTCTTTTTAGATTAGAAGAGAATGAAAATGGAACCCATGTATTTAATTCTAAAGATTTAAATTTAAGTTCTTATATTCAAAAAATTATGCAAGAAAATTGTATTCACGCTTTTAAAATAGAAGGAAGAACTAAAAGTGAATATTATGTAGCATTAACTACAAGAACTTATAAGATGGCAGTGAATGACGTATTAAACGACGCTTTTGATGCTACTAAGTACGAAAAAGAAATTCATACTTTAAAAAATCGAGGTTTTACAGATGGATATTTAGTTTCAAGAGCTTATGAAAAAAATGATTCTATTAACTATAATACAAGCATAGAAGAGGGAACTCATCAAGTACATGCAATAAGCGAAGATGGTGAATTTTTTAAATGCAAAGGTAAAATACAATTAAACAAAGAATATGAAATTTTAACGCCAGTAAATTCTCATATAGAATTAGGGGAAAATAAATTAGGTTTAACTTATCAAAAAGATGGAAAAAATTTTATAGTTTTTAAACAATTATTAGCAAAAAATAATAAAGAATTTAATGAAATTCATAGTGGTAATGAAAATGAAATTATTTTGCCATTTAAGCTTCCAGAATTTAGCTTTTTAAGAAGGAGTGTTGAGTGA
- the glnA gene encoding type I glutamate--ammonia ligase, producing MGKFVNSVDEFFSYTQEHEVMFVDFRFTDMIGTWHHITYNIKAIDNKTFENGIPFDASSLHGWQPIEKSDMILKPDVESAFLDPFTADPTIIVICDVYDIYKEQMYEKCPRSIAKKAMEYLAKSNIADTAYFGPENEFFIFDNVKIVDSSNCSKYEVDTEEGEWNDDKDFLDSYNSGHRPRNKGGYFPVSPIDSSVDIRAEMVQVLERVGLKTFVHHHEVAQGQAEIGVEFGNLVEAADNVQIYKYVVKMVAHLNGKTATFMPKPLYGDNGSGMHVHMSLWKDGVNLFYDKEGYGKLSECAINYIGGILGNARSVAAFTNPSSNSYKRIVPGFEAPCILTYSCQNRSASCRVPYGINEKSARVEIRFPDSTSNPYLAFVSLLMAGLDGVKNKTKPVGPMDENLFALTLDEIREKGIEQLPHTLRGSLEALIRKNTFLKPVMSDVFIDDYQHMKFETQVWPVEARPTAYEFKTCYSC from the coding sequence ATGGGTAAATTTGTAAATAGTGTAGATGAATTTTTTAGCTATACTCAAGAGCATGAAGTAATGTTTGTTGATTTTAGATTTACTGATATGATAGGCACTTGGCATCACATCACTTATAATATAAAGGCAATTGACAACAAAACATTTGAAAATGGAATTCCTTTTGATGCAAGTTCTTTACATGGATGGCAACCTATAGAGAAATCAGATATGATTTTAAAACCTGATGTTGAAAGTGCTTTTTTGGATCCTTTTACAGCTGATCCTACTATAATAGTAATTTGCGATGTTTATGATATTTATAAAGAACAAATGTATGAAAAATGTCCAAGAAGTATTGCAAAAAAAGCTATGGAATATTTAGCTAAAAGCAATATAGCAGACACTGCTTATTTTGGTCCTGAAAACGAATTTTTTATCTTTGATAATGTAAAGATAGTTGATTCATCAAATTGTTCTAAATATGAAGTAGATACAGAAGAAGGTGAATGGAATGATGATAAAGATTTTTTAGATAGTTATAATAGTGGTCATCGTCCTAGAAATAAAGGTGGATATTTTCCTGTAAGTCCTATTGATTCTAGTGTGGATATTAGAGCTGAAATGGTACAAGTTTTAGAAAGAGTCGGTTTAAAAACTTTTGTTCATCATCACGAAGTAGCACAAGGTCAAGCTGAAATTGGAGTTGAATTTGGAAATTTGGTTGAAGCGGCTGATAATGTTCAAATTTATAAATATGTAGTAAAAATGGTAGCTCACTTAAATGGTAAAACAGCAACCTTTATGCCAAAACCACTCTATGGAGACAATGGAAGTGGTATGCATGTACATATGAGTCTTTGGAAAGATGGGGTTAATTTATTTTATGATAAAGAAGGCTATGGAAAACTAAGCGAATGCGCAATTAATTATATCGGAGGAATTTTAGGAAACGCTAGAAGTGTAGCTGCTTTTACCAATCCGAGTTCAAATTCTTACAAAAGAATAGTTCCAGGTTTTGAAGCACCTTGTATATTGACTTATTCTTGTCAAAATCGCTCCGCAAGTTGTCGTGTACCTTATGGTATTAATGAAAAAAGTGCAAGAGTTGAAATAAGATTTCCTGATAGTACTTCTAATCCATATTTAGCTTTTGTAAGTTTATTAATGGCAGGGCTTGATGGTGTTAAGAATAAAACAAAACCTGTAGGTCCAATGGATGAAAATTTATTTGCCCTAACTTTAGATGAAATTAGAGAGAAAGGTATAGAACAATTACCTCATACCTTAAGAGGATCTTTAGAAGCACTTATTAGAAAAAATACTTTCTTAAAACCTGTAATGAGCGATGTATTTATTGATGATTATCAACATATGAAATTTGAAACTCAAGTTTGGCCTGTAGAAGCTAGACCGACTGCATATGAGTTTAAAACTTGCTATTCTTGCTAA
- the purU gene encoding formyltetrahydrofolate deformylase, with translation MNEYILKISSSDEKGLIYRISDVIFKYRINIIKNDEFVGENRFFFRAHLEGELDIKAFKGTLEAMLPDNAQIEITQKRKKNIIVLATKETHCLGELLIRQFSGEFNASIKAVIANYDVLKPLVDKFNIPFHTILAQDLSRQEHEEKMLECLKQYEFDYIVLAKYMRILSPSFVEHFEGKIINIHHSFLPAFIGANPYKQAYERGVKIIGATAHFVNNNLDEGPIITQDVIPVTHEYSWQAMQQAGRNVEKNVFSKALDLVFDDRIFIHENKTIVF, from the coding sequence ATGAATGAATATATTTTAAAAATATCAAGTAGTGATGAAAAAGGTTTGATTTATAGAATTTCAGATGTTATTTTTAAATATAGAATAAATATTATAAAAAATGATGAATTTGTTGGTGAAAATCGTTTTTTCTTTAGAGCGCATTTAGAAGGAGAGCTTGATATAAAAGCTTTTAAAGGAACGCTTGAGGCTATGCTTCCTGATAATGCTCAAATAGAAATTACACAAAAAAGAAAAAAAAATATTATTGTTTTAGCAACCAAAGAAACACATTGTTTAGGTGAATTGCTTATTCGTCAATTTAGCGGAGAATTTAATGCTAGTATTAAAGCAGTAATTGCAAATTACGATGTGTTAAAACCTTTGGTGGATAAATTTAATATACCTTTTCATACTATTTTAGCGCAAGATTTAAGTAGACAAGAGCATGAAGAAAAAATGCTAGAGTGTTTAAAACAATATGAATTTGATTATATTGTTTTAGCAAAATATATGAGAATATTATCTCCATCTTTTGTAGAACATTTTGAGGGAAAGATTATTAATATCCATCATTCTTTTTTACCTGCATTTATAGGAGCTAATCCTTATAAACAAGCCTATGAAAGAGGTGTTAAAATCATAGGTGCAACAGCACATTTTGTAAATAATAATTTAGATGAAGGTCCAATCATTACTCAAGATGTTATACCGGTTACTCATGAGTATTCTTGGCAAGCTATGCAACAAGCAGGACGTAATGTAGAAAAAAATGTTTTTTCTAAAGCTTTGGATTTAGTGTTTGATGATAGGATTTTTATACATGAAAATAAAACAATAGTATTTTAA
- a CDS encoding multifunctional tRNA nucleotidyl transferase/2'3'-cyclic phosphodiesterase/2'nucleotidase/phosphatase, with protein MQRLKTDLRNDQDFLRIKNILKPYTQRAYLVGGCVRNSFLNLTSDDYDIEIYDVHPELFDELMKKLGASGAGKSFFVYKYKKFDLALARYENKISKGHKGFEVKICNDEQEGARRRDFTINALMMNIFDFAFLDFFNGLKDLKAKTIRHIDDKSFIEDSLRVLRAISFACRFDLIIAKESLKLMQAMDISDLSKERINNELYKIFKTSRLDKAYEYFKILNLEEKIFFHKTQSIEFENLLKQSQEFIKDEALFLYLYLNFFHIDKDYFFKKMKLKKELLKKCDQEFILGKIDDFNLAKIALKKSLCKWLGLWSDERIIQAKKLNLYHHAFESKISANDLLKEGFSGKELGKELEKRKLQELKNYIKDKK; from the coding sequence TTGCAAAGATTGAAGACAGACTTAAGAAATGATCAAGATTTTTTAAGGATTAAAAATATACTTAAACCTTACACTCAAAGAGCTTATTTGGTAGGTGGGTGTGTAAGAAATTCTTTTTTAAATTTAACAAGTGATGATTATGATATAGAAATATATGATGTACATCCAGAACTTTTTGATGAACTTATGAAAAAGCTTGGAGCAAGTGGGGCGGGAAAAAGCTTTTTTGTATATAAATATAAAAAATTTGATTTAGCATTAGCACGCTATGAAAATAAAATTTCTAAAGGCCATAAAGGTTTTGAAGTTAAAATTTGTAATGATGAGCAAGAGGGTGCTAGAAGAAGAGATTTTACCATTAATGCTTTAATGATGAATATTTTTGATTTTGCATTTTTAGATTTTTTTAACGGCTTAAAAGATTTAAAAGCAAAAACTATAAGACATATTGATGATAAAAGTTTTATTGAAGATAGTTTAAGAGTTCTTCGTGCGATTTCTTTTGCGTGTAGGTTTGATTTAATAATTGCAAAAGAAAGTTTAAAATTAATGCAAGCTATGGACATAAGTGATTTGTCTAAAGAACGTATTAATAATGAGCTTTATAAGATTTTTAAAACATCAAGGCTTGATAAAGCATATGAATATTTCAAAATTCTAAATTTGGAAGAAAAAATTTTTTTTCATAAAACGCAAAGTATTGAATTTGAAAATCTTTTAAAGCAAAGTCAAGAATTTATTAAAGATGAGGCTTTGTTTTTATATTTATATTTGAATTTTTTTCATATAGATAAAGATTATTTTTTTAAAAAAATGAAATTAAAAAAAGAGCTTTTAAAAAAATGTGATCAAGAATTTATTTTAGGCAAAATTGATGATTTTAATTTGGCTAAAATTGCTTTAAAAAAATCACTTTGCAAATGGCTTGGGCTTTGGAGTGATGAGCGTATCATACAAGCAAAAAAATTAAATTTATATCATCATGCTTTTGAAAGTAAAATTAGTGCAAATGATTTATTAAAGGAAGGATTTAGTGGAAAAGAGCTTGGAAAAGAACTTGAAAAAAGAAAACTACAAGAATTAAAAAACTATATAAAGGATAAAAAATGA
- a CDS encoding invasion antigen D, giving the protein MNIEDLAKMAISEVNSELDNNKKNKNEEFAPMVEEIMQEKKIKEKIDKVAQGLTQEISSIEEKAEEKKQPAIDIKTESIEENLQNNEEFFLKNIRERILVLFEGLKNTKDEHLDKRLDITITFLEFLLAKIEDRLKK; this is encoded by the coding sequence ATGAATATTGAAGATTTAGCAAAAATGGCTATAAGTGAAGTCAATTCAGAATTAGATAATAATAAAAAAAATAAAAATGAAGAATTTGCTCCTATGGTAGAGGAAATAATGCAAGAAAAAAAAATAAAAGAAAAAATAGATAAGGTAGCACAAGGGTTAACGCAAGAAATTAGCAGTATAGAAGAGAAAGCTGAAGAAAAGAAACAACCTGCTATAGATATAAAAACAGAAAGTATTGAAGAAAATTTACAAAATAACGAAGAATTTTTTTTAAAAAATATTAGAGAGCGTATTTTGGTATTATTTGAAGGTTTAAAAAATACCAAAGATGAACATTTAGATAAGAGATTAGATATAACTATTACTTTTTTAGAGTTTTTACTTGCAAAGATTGAAGACAGACTTAAGAAATGA
- a CDS encoding MFS transporter, with amino-acid sequence MYTQISYKKFFWINILVVIAFALNLRAPITSIGPMIEYIQEYYKINSTLAGMLTTLPLIAFGLISFFVAYFSQIKALFFALVLIIVGEFIRSYGGSIGLFSGVFLIGGGIAIANVLLPSFVKEKFSKNTYKIMGLYGSILGLSSIIGVALSLPLLKSFSVPEAMFFWVILALVALIFYLPHLKNKRLLRTKKKSINKMNIFLNLTAWKVTIVMGLQSFLSYSLFAWLSVMISEKGFGVDFGSNVLLLSQIIGMPIAFFLPIILGKLRSHAKSFVIVVLGFMYILSFIIIFICETKVILLLDSIFLGCASSGVFTVSLLFIAIKSSNSTIAAKLSAMSQGIGYLIAAQAPWIIGMLHDKFDNFILGFVMLIAIAIILNIFVFLAYKAPVIK; translated from the coding sequence ATGTACACTCAAATATCATATAAAAAATTCTTTTGGATTAATATTTTAGTTGTTATTGCTTTTGCTCTAAATTTAAGAGCACCAATAACTTCTATAGGACCTATGATTGAATATATCCAAGAATATTATAAAATCAATTCTACTTTAGCAGGTATGCTTACAACTTTACCTTTGATAGCATTTGGACTTATTTCTTTTTTTGTAGCATATTTTTCACAAATTAAAGCTTTGTTTTTTGCTTTAGTTTTAATTATTGTTGGAGAATTTATTAGAAGTTATGGAGGTAGTATAGGCTTATTTTCAGGTGTTTTTTTAATTGGTGGAGGTATTGCTATTGCTAATGTATTATTGCCTTCTTTTGTGAAAGAAAAATTTTCAAAAAATACTTATAAAATAATGGGTTTATACGGTTCTATTTTAGGTTTATCTTCTATTATTGGTGTGGCTTTGTCTTTACCTTTACTTAAAAGTTTTAGTGTACCTGAAGCAATGTTTTTTTGGGTTATTTTAGCTTTAGTTGCTCTAATTTTTTATCTTCCTCATTTGAAAAATAAAAGGTTATTACGCACTAAAAAGAAAAGTATTAATAAGATGAATATTTTTTTAAATTTAACAGCTTGGAAAGTTACAATAGTAATGGGATTGCAAAGTTTCTTATCTTATAGTCTTTTTGCTTGGCTTAGTGTAATGATTAGTGAAAAAGGTTTCGGTGTTGATTTTGGCTCTAATGTTTTATTATTGTCGCAAATTATAGGTATGCCTATAGCCTTTTTTTTACCTATAATTTTAGGAAAACTTAGAAGTCACGCTAAAAGTTTTGTTATAGTAGTATTGGGTTTTATGTATATTTTAAGTTTTATTATAATTTTTATTTGCGAAACAAAAGTAATATTGCTTTTGGATTCTATTTTTTTGGGTTGTGCTTCTAGTGGTGTTTTTACTGTATCTTTGCTGTTTATTGCTATAAAAAGTTCAAATTCTACTATAGCGGCAAAACTTTCTGCTATGTCACAAGGTATAGGATATCTAATAGCAGCTCAAGCGCCTTGGATTATAGGTATGCTTCATGATAAATTTGATAATTTTATTTTAGGGTTTGTTATGCTTATTGCAATAGCTATAATATTAAATATTTTTGTTTTTTTAGCTTATAAAGCTCCTGTGATTAAATAA
- the flgG gene encoding flagellar basal-body rod protein FlgG, translated as MLRSLYTAASGMVSQQTQIDVTSNNISNVNTVGYKKSRAEFADLMYQTMKYAGTSTSSTTKHPSGIEVGLGSRVTAISKIFSEGSLKQTSTAGLDMAIVGNNGFFQIQMPDGTIAYTRNGQFTKDAEGNIVNSDGYRLLPEMTIPEDATAINVASDGTISVMQPGNTAETQIGQIELVNFINPAGLHALGDNLLVETDASGAPIAGIAGENGFSPIKHGFVELSNVQLVEEMTDLITGQRAYEAGSKAITTSDDMLGIVNQLKR; from the coding sequence ATGTTAAGATCATTATATACAGCAGCATCAGGGATGGTATCACAACAAACTCAGATTGATGTAACATCAAATAATATTTCAAATGTTAATACAGTAGGTTATAAAAAGTCACGTGCAGAATTTGCAGATTTGATGTATCAAACGATGAAATATGCAGGTACTTCAACTTCAAGCACAACAAAACATCCAAGTGGTATTGAGGTTGGACTTGGTTCAAGAGTAACTGCTATTAGTAAAATTTTTAGTGAAGGTAGTTTAAAGCAAACTTCAACAGCAGGACTTGATATGGCTATAGTGGGTAATAATGGGTTTTTTCAAATTCAAATGCCTGATGGAACCATAGCTTATACTAGAAATGGTCAATTTACAAAAGATGCAGAAGGAAATATTGTAAATTCAGATGGATATAGACTTTTACCAGAGATGACTATACCAGAAGATGCAACAGCTATTAATGTTGCAAGTGATGGAACTATTTCAGTAATGCAACCAGGAAATACAGCTGAAACTCAAATAGGTCAAATTGAACTTGTAAATTTTATAAATCCTGCAGGTTTGCATGCATTAGGAGATAATCTTTTAGTAGAAACTGATGCAAGCGGAGCACCTATTGCAGGTATTGCAGGTGAAAATGGTTTTTCTCCTATTAAGCATGGTTTTGTAGAGCTTAGCAATGTTCAGCTTGTTGAAGAAATGACTGATCTTATCACAGGACAAAGAGCTTACGAGGCAGGCTCAAAAGCAATTACAACAAGTGATGATATGCTAGGAATTGTAAATCAATTAAAACGCTAA
- a CDS encoding flagellar hook-basal body protein, whose protein sequence is MQNGYYQATGAMVTQFNRLDVVTNNLANVNTSGYKRDNVVIADFKRIFKETQDELPIQNHTRDASRFVNTTIDRVPQVNHVYTNFSVGSMKMTHNPLDLALTREDTFYLIKTNNGEVRLSQDGNFQLDDEGYLVNRQGYRVLSSDYFSNPELGEIRIEDSNSFINVDKNGIISASNQDIARLFVAQVDDLRDLQKDGDNMYKIDNLNKIRDLPNSNAIKQGFTQGSNVNPVTEMVGLIEANRMVEMYQKVMTSHMDDLNQEAINKLASTK, encoded by the coding sequence ATGCAAAATGGTTATTATCAAGCTACAGGTGCTATGGTTACTCAATTTAATCGTTTAGATGTAGTAACAAACAATTTAGCAAATGTCAATACAAGTGGGTATAAAAGGGATAATGTTGTTATTGCAGATTTTAAAAGGATTTTTAAAGAAACTCAAGATGAGTTACCTATACAAAATCATACTAGGGATGCTTCTAGATTTGTCAATACAACCATAGATAGGGTTCCACAGGTTAATCATGTTTATACAAATTTTAGTGTGGGTTCAATGAAAATGACACACAATCCTTTGGATTTAGCTTTAACTCGTGAAGATACTTTTTACTTAATTAAAACAAATAATGGCGAAGTAAGATTAAGCCAAGATGGAAATTTTCAACTTGACGATGAGGGTTATTTGGTAAATCGTCAAGGATATAGAGTTTTAAGCAGTGATTATTTTAGTAATCCGGAATTAGGTGAAATACGAATAGAAGATTCTAATTCTTTTATTAATGTAGATAAAAATGGAATCATTAGTGCGTCTAATCAAGATATAGCAAGATTATTCGTAGCACAAGTTGATGACTTAAGAGATTTACAAAAAGATGGCGATAATATGTATAAAATCGATAATTTAAACAAAATTAGAGATTTGCCAAATTCAAACGCCATTAAGCAAGGTTTTACTCAAGGATCAAATGTTAATCCAGTTACAGAAATGGTAGGATTAATCGAAGCGAATAGAATGGTTGAGATGTATCAAAAGGTCATGACATCTCATATGGATGATTTAAATCAAGAAGCTATTAATAAATTAGCAAGTACTAAATAA
- the rpoD gene encoding RNA polymerase sigma factor RpoD: MANETNTLEELFKENSKDYITYEKLVKYLSKLPNTSSAKKIRDLMNKYKVELISSAEIAKKKNLEEAKKLQEEKQKLQDISLENEFDLANENDLLEWSRSDSPVRMYLREMGQISLLNKDEEIEISKKIELGEDIIIDAFCSVPYLIDFILDYKEPLINRERRVKELFKSFEDDEKNDDEKNDDEIDSEEENENEENENSNDKKPKKTNKKEDERTLKVIESFKALEKAKKEWLKTISTINAENSDDGLLDKLVIAFKKNILKEKLMDLGPTSKLISEIVKSMETALKSDEEFDKELKRLEYRLPMFSEELKQRHQDILKDITKLSKEEITERALETTMVSTYMEIKKLIQTKEASQNSFDLEKDQLKEILEQIKRGKKISDEAKTRMAKSNLRLVVSIAKRYTNRGLPFLDLIQEGNIGLMKAVDKFEYKRGYKFSTYATWWIRQAISRAIADQARTIRIPIHMIETINQINKIIREHLQKEGKEPDVSIIAKEVGLSIDKVKQVIKITKEPISLEAPISNEDDGKFGDFVEDRTSISPMDHILKDDLKEQIDDVLDQLNDREKAVIRMRFGLMDDESDRTLEEIGKELNVTRERVRQIESSAIKKLKHPKVGRKLKNYIEGWK; this comes from the coding sequence ATGGCTAATGAAACTAATACTTTAGAAGAACTTTTTAAAGAAAATTCCAAAGATTATATCACATATGAAAAACTTGTCAAGTATTTATCAAAACTTCCCAATACAAGTAGTGCCAAAAAAATCCGTGATTTAATGAATAAATATAAGGTAGAATTAATATCTTCAGCAGAAATTGCAAAGAAAAAAAATTTAGAAGAAGCAAAAAAACTACAAGAAGAAAAACAAAAGCTACAAGACATAAGCTTAGAAAATGAATTTGATTTAGCTAATGAGAATGATTTACTTGAATGGAGTCGATCTGATTCTCCTGTAAGAATGTATTTAAGAGAAATGGGACAAATTTCACTTTTAAATAAAGATGAAGAAATTGAAATTTCTAAAAAAATTGAACTAGGTGAAGATATTATTATTGATGCTTTTTGCTCTGTGCCTTATTTAATCGACTTTATTCTTGATTATAAAGAACCTTTAATAAATAGAGAAAGAAGAGTTAAAGAACTTTTTAAAAGTTTTGAGGATGATGAAAAAAATGATGATGAAAAAAATGATGATGAAATAGATAGTGAAGAAGAAAATGAAAATGAAGAAAATGAAAATTCCAATGACAAGAAACCCAAAAAAACAAATAAGAAAGAAGATGAAAGAACTCTAAAAGTTATAGAAAGTTTTAAAGCTTTAGAAAAAGCTAAAAAAGAATGGTTAAAAACTATATCTACTATTAATGCAGAAAATAGTGATGATGGATTATTAGATAAATTAGTAATAGCTTTTAAGAAAAATATATTAAAAGAAAAATTAATGGATCTTGGTCCAACCTCAAAACTTATTTCTGAAATAGTAAAATCCATGGAAACAGCATTAAAAAGCGATGAAGAATTTGATAAAGAATTAAAACGTTTAGAATATCGTTTACCGATGTTTTCCGAAGAGTTAAAACAAAGACATCAAGATATTTTAAAAGATATAACCAAACTTAGTAAAGAAGAAATTACAGAACGAGCACTAGAAACTACTATGGTTAGTACTTACATGGAGATTAAAAAACTTATTCAAACCAAAGAAGCTAGCCAAAATTCTTTTGATCTAGAAAAAGATCAATTAAAAGAAATTTTAGAACAAATCAAACGAGGTAAAAAAATATCCGATGAAGCTAAAACTAGAATGGCAAAATCAAATTTACGCTTGGTTGTAAGCATTGCTAAAAGATACACCAATCGTGGGTTACCATTTTTAGATTTAATCCAAGAAGGCAATATAGGCTTAATGAAAGCTGTTGATAAATTTGAATATAAACGCGGTTATAAATTTTCAACTTATGCAACTTGGTGGATTAGACAAGCCATCTCAAGAGCAATTGCAGATCAAGCAAGGACAATTAGAATTCCTATTCATATGATAGAAACTATCAATCAAATTAATAAAATTATTCGTGAACATCTACAAAAAGAAGGTAAAGAACCTGATGTTAGTATTATTGCTAAAGAAGTTGGACTTAGTATAGATAAAGTAAAACAAGTAATCAAAATCACCAAAGAACCAATTTCTCTTGAAGCACCTATTAGCAATGAAGATGATGGCAAATTTGGAGACTTTGTAGAAGATAGAACCTCGATTTCTCCTATGGATCATATTTTAAAAGATGATTTAAAAGAGCAAATTGATGATGTATTAGATCAACTCAATGACAGGGAAAAAGCAGTTATTAGAATGCGTTTTGGTTTAATGGATGATGAAAGTGATAGAACTTTAGAAGAAATTGGCAAAGAGTTAAATGTTACAAGAGAAAGAGTAAGACAAATAGAAAGTTCAGCTATAAAAAAACTCAAACATCCAAAAGTCGGTAGAAAACTTAAAAACTACATAGAAGGTTGGAAATAA